GAGAGAGCTGGATATCTCGATCCCAGCCGATGCGAAACGGCTGCGATTGGTGCTCGCGAATGGTGACGAGCTGTCGGCTCAACGCGTGACGCTGGAATCCGTCCGAGTGGGGCAGTTTGAAGCGAAAGATGTCGAGTGCGCGATCCTCGAACCAATCGAAGCCAAAGTCGAACCTCTTCTGGGCATGAGCTACCTGGGCGAGTTCAAGTTCGAGATCGACGCGGTTCAAAAGACGTTGCGAATGCTGCGAGTTGAGACCTCGCAGTGAACCGCTGACGTTGCGAACAAGACAGTCGCCAGCGTCTTCGACTGGCGCCACAGGCTAGCTTCACGGCCTCGCAAGAGCACGCGAGCCAACGCCCCGGCGATCAAAACGTTTCCGGATAGACCACCAATTCGACTCGGCGATTGGCAGCTCGCCCCGCGGGAGTCGTGTTGTCTTGGCGAGGATTGTTCGAACCTTGCGCGACCGTGAACAGTTGCTGGGCGGGCATGCCGCTTCGCCGCGTCAACCAATCCAGCACCGCCGCGGCTTGTGCCGATGTCAACTGGTGAGCACTGCCAGCCGCGCCGCCGTACATCGGAGCGTTGTCCGTGTACCCTTCGATACCGATTCGCTGTCGCGGAAACACCGATCGCAATTGAGCCGCCGCTGGGTCCAATACACTGCCCGCCGCAGGTTGCAACTGAGCCGTCCCCGGTGCAAACAATTGGTCACTCGGCAAGACAACGCGAAGCACCTCGCCGTCTTGTTCGACTTTCAATCCGCCCAAATTCAAACGACCGGCCAACTGGTTCAAGTTAGTGTTCGCGCGAATCGTTGCACCGCCTCGCATTTGAGCCGATGCCTGAAAGCTTCTTGCCTGGTTCTGTGCGTCTTGTGCGGCAATCCGCGCCGCATCGTATTGCTGTGTCGTGTCGGACAACTGTTTGCGAACAAGATTCAACTCGTCGCGATAAACCTGGGCCTGTTGTTCGCTTTGTGCAAGCTGAGTCGTCAACTGTCGATTGTTGTCGTCGAGCAATTGCACACGCCGATTCAGCTCAGCCACCTGAGCTTGAATGCCGTTGACCGCAGCGGTGTTGGACGGAGGCTGCCAAACCGTGGTCCCGCCGCCAGCCAGGTATGGATTTTGTGAGCACCCCAACCCGACGCAGGCCCACCCGAAGGCGACCGCGAAAAAGGCGAGTTCGATGCGTTGACGGAAAGCGTTCATGTGCGCGACGGTACGAAACGGATCCAGACGATCACAACACCGACTTTCACAAACTTCGAGAAAATTCGCAGAATGGCTCAAGCGAGCCGCAGCCGCGATCTCAACCGCGCATCAGAAACTCGATCACTCGGTCGGTTTCCGACAAATCATCCAGCATCAACGTCGGTTCGGCGTGCCCGAGCTGCTCCTTGGTGAACCCGCCCGTGCAAACAGCCAACGTCTGAGCACCAATCGCTCGGCCGCAAAGCACATCGGCGGGAGTGTCCCCGATCACGATGGTCTGCTGATGCAAACTGCCATGTCGCCGAGACACCATCGTCGCGGCACGCCGGGCCATGTCGTCGCGGTGAACGTCCATGTCTCCTCCGACGATCCAACGCACCCACTGTCGAAGCCGGAAAAACTCTAGTTTCTGAGTTGCCGTTTCAGGGAAATTGCCGGTCATGACAGCAACGTCCAATTCTGAAAAAGCCTGCAACGACTGAAGCAAGACTTCGACTCCGGGCATCACCGTGCCACCCGTTCGACGCAGCTCGGCCCCGAACAGCCCGCCATAGCGACGCCGCAAACGCCCGCAATTGGCTTCGGAAGGCGACACCTTGTTTCGCTGCAACAATTCCACCATCAGACTCCGGTCCGTACGACCAGAAAATGAAATGTCGGTGTCGGGATCGGCAACGGAAAATTCCTCCGCAATCGCCTGCTTCAATGCTCGATTCCCGCCACCGGCGGTCGTCAAAAGCGTCCCGTCGATGTCAAATAGCAACACTCGCACGAAACCACTCGCCTCTTCCGTCTCGTTGTCCATTCAAGTTGTCGCATGAGTGTCCCAAACGCTGATCCTTCCTGCCAGTCCAATGCGTCGGCCGAATCCAATTCGCCGGCGGCAAAATCCAGTGGCACCGGCGTGGACAAAAGCGGCGACCGCGTGCGTGAAATGTTTCGACAAATCGCGCCTCGTTACGACGCGATGAACCATCTGCTTTCGCTGAACGTCGACAAATGGTGGCGACGCAAAGCGGTTCAAACCCTGAACATGGATGGCGATGCTCCGATCTTGGATCTTTGCTGCGGCACCGGCGATTTGGCCATCGCGATCGCGGACGCGGCTGGCCCAGACATCCAAGTCATCGGCAGCGATTTTTGTCACGCGATGTTGGAGATTGCTCGCGGCAAAGAAGACAAACGCACGCGTGATGCCTCGGGCGGGTCCGGTCGCCACACGATTCCGTTTCTGGAAGCGGACTCGATGGCGTTGCCATTCGACAACGATTCGTTCCAGTGCGTCACGGTCGCATTTGGTTTGCGAAACATCGCGGACACAGACCAGGGGCTGTCGGAAATGACGCGAGTCTGCCAACCCGGCGGCCAAGTCATGGTGCTCGAATTCTCGCAACCGACGTTGCCGGTACTGAAACAGGCATACAACTTTTACTTCCGCCATGTTTTGCCACGCATCGGCCAGTGGATGGCTCGCAACGACAAATCGGCTTACGAATACCTTCCTGAATCCGTCGGCCAATTTCCCTGTGGCGAGGCCTTGGCCGAACGCATGCGAGGTGTGGGACTCGAAAACGTGACCTTCCGACCGCTGACCCTGGGCGTGGCAACGATTTACCTGGGCGAAAAACCAGGCGAAAAGTCGTCGGCTCAACCATCCTCGGCGTCGAGTGAACAAGAAGCGTTGGTGACCGCATGAACTCGGGTTCCGAACGTCGCCGACGCGTGGTCCTGGCGATCACCGGAGCCAGCGGGGCACCGATCGCGGTCCGGTTGCTGCAAGTCATGCGGTTGGATCCCAACGTCGAAGTGCATCTGACGATCAGCCAAAGTGGTGCTGCGGTGCTGCATCAAGAAATGGGACTGCAACTCAACCTGCGGACTCCCGACTTGAACGCTTTGCTGAACTGCGTGGCCGAATGGTCGCAGGTTCCGGCACCGGAGATGTCGCCTTGCCCCGATGGAGGCGACGACCGATTGCGGTATCACCAACACGATGACTTCATGACGCCAATCGCCAGCGGTTCGTTCTTGACCGATGCGATGGTGGTTTGTCCGTGCAGCGGCAGCACGCTGTCGGGCATCGCTCGCTCCGCCGCTTCGAACCTGGTTCAACGCGCCGCCGAGGTTCACTTGAAAGAACAACGCAAACTCGTTCTGGTACCTCGCGAAACACCGATGAGCGTGCTGCAGATCGAGAACATGCATCGACTGGCGACCGCCGGCGCGGTGATGCTGCCCGCCATGCCGGGTTGGTACCACGACGTGCAACGAATCGAGGACCTGGTCGACTTCGTTGTGGCTCGGATCTTGGATCAAATCGGATTGGACAACGGGTTGATCCAACGATGGAAGGACGGGTGACCAGACGCATCATGGCAAGACTCAACGACTGGCTCGGCCTGATCCGATTTTCGCACACCATTTTCGCATTGCCCTTTGCGATCCTGGCGGCGTTCCTAGCCTGGACGACGCCACTTCCCACAGCCATTCAATCGTCACCCGCGGTGGATGGCGAAGCGACCGCGGCGGCGATCTACCCGCAAGTCCGCTTGCAGGACATCGCCGGAATTCTGTTGTGCATGGTCCTCGCTCGAAGCGCCGCGATGGCATTCAATCGTTGGGTCGATCGGCGAATCGATGCCGCCAACCCTCGCACCGCCAATCGACACATTCCCGCCGGCGTGCTGTCCGCGCCCAAGGTTCTCGTGTTCACCATCGCCTGCGGAGTTGGGTTCGTCGCCGCGACGTTGCTCTTCTTGCCAAACCGATTGCCACTTTTCGCGTCAGTTCCTGTCCTGCTGTTTCTGTGCGGTTATTCGCTGGCGAAACGGTTCACGCAATCAGCCCACCTCTGGCTCGGCGTCGCGCTTAGCCTTTCGCCGTTGTGCGTGTGGGCGGCCATTCGCGGCGAAGTCGTGCTGCAGAACATTGGCGATTTCTGGGTTCCCGCATGGCTCGCCGTGGCGGTCGCTTTGTGGGTCGCCGGATTCGACATCATCTACGCCTGCCAAGACGCGAAATTCGACGAGGCGGAAGGACTGCACAGCGTCCCGTCAAAGCAAGGGATTTCCGGTGCCCTGCGGGTTGCAGCGCTGGCCCATGTTGCGATGATCATGGCCTTGGTTGTCCTGGCGTGGACTGGCGGATCGTCAGGTCTCGGAGCCCTTTTCGCGGTGGGTGTCGGATTGACCGCCGCGTTGGTCGTTTATCAGCATCGCCTGGTCTCGCCCAACGATTTGTCTCGCGTCAATCTGGCGTTTTTTCATACCAATGCGATCGTCAGCGTGATTCTGATGACGGCGGGCGTGATCGACTGCTTCGTTTGACGGTTTGAAAGTCAGGCAGCTCCCGCTATTTCTCGTTTCCCCCTTCGAATCAACACCATGCAAGCCAACGAACGAGACGCACGTTTTCGCGAAATTCGAGATAAGGTCGAATCCGAGGTGCGACTCTCGATGGAAGACGGCCTGTTTCTCTACGAACCGGAAGTCTCGATCCAACAAATTGGCGAACTGGCCAACTTCGTTCGCGAACGCAAAAACGGAAACGTCGGCTACTACAACATCAACACGCACCTGAATCCGACCAATGTGTGCGTCTATCGATGTCGTTTCTGCGCTTTCCGAAAGGATTTGCGAGACGAAAATGGCTACGCGATGACCGACGAACAGATCCTGCACCGCGGCGCCGAAGCCACCGCCAACGGCTGCACGGAAATGCACATCGTCGGCGGTTTGCACCACCAACGAAAATACGAGTGGTACCGCGATATCATCTCGTTGCTAAAAGAGAACTACCCGAAGATTCACCTGAAAGCGTGGACCGCGGTTGAGATCGATTGGTTCCGTTTCCAAACCAAAAAATCGTTTGAGTGGGTGTTGGACGACATGCGTTCCGCAGGACTCGGCAGCATGCCCGGAGGCGGAGCCGAGATCTTTCACCCCGAAGTTCGCGACCAACTTTGTGAGCACAAAGCCAACACGCCGGCATGGCTGGAGATCCATCGGACGGCCCACCAAATCGGTTTGAAGACCAACTGCACGATGCTCTACGGCCACGTTGAGAAGGCTTACCACCGCATCGATCACCTGATGCGTCTGCGTGAACTTCAAGACAAAACGAATGGCTTCCAAGTCTTCATTCCGCTCGCGTTTCACCCGGACAACACGAAGTTATCCGACTTGAAGAAGCCGTCGGGCTTGATGGACCTCCGTACGATGGCGGTCAGTCGATTGATGCTGGACAACATCCAGCACATCAAGGCCTACTGGATCATGCTGGGTATCGAGACGGCTCAAACGGCGTTGGCCTACGGAGCCAATGACATTGATGGCACGGTTCGACACGAATTGATCTACCACGATGCGGGCGCTCAAACGCCCGAGTTCATGTCGGTCGAGCAGATCCAGGATCTGATTCGCGAAGCCGGCAGAGAACCCATCGAACGCGACACGACTTACAACCGAGTGATTCGCGACGAAAACGATTTCAGGAATTGGCATTCCGGCGAAAGCGTCGACGCCAAAACGGAACTGGCCAGCGCGTAGTCACTGGCCAACGCCTAGTCGATCACGATGCAATGCGTCGGCCAAGAGTGGCCAACCTACGGAGCGCGACCCCACAGCAGAACAGTTGTCCCCAACTGTTCCATGTGTGCGGGTCGCTCCTTAAACAATCTCGAAGCGAATGTTGGAGCGGCCGATAGAGAGACTGCCAGCCGGAACTCCGCTGCGCTGCGGTCCGCCCTACGCCAGGAAAAGAACCTTGCGAATGTCGCGGATCACTCCGTGGTCCAGCGTCCGGCATCCAAGACCAGCCCTCAACTATTGGTCCAGAAACGTCAACGGTTCCGCCCGACGCTCCCAAAACCACCTGGGCCCTAAGCCCCAGAAGCCTGAAGTTGGCCGCTGATAGCGGATTCCAAACCGAACTTCATCAACGTCTCTTGCAAGATCGCTTTCTCGGAGTCGTTCAACGGCACCATTGGCAATCGCATTTCGCCGGTGTCGCGACCGACCATTTGCATCGCGGCTTTCACGGGAATCGGGTTGGTCGCCAATCCCAACATTTTGCTGCACAACGAGTACAGACGATGGTGCAACGTTGCGGCTTTGGTGTAATCACCACCCGCCGCCGTTTGCACCATTTCCAACATCGCGGATGGCACCAAGTTGGCGGCCACGGAAATCACACCTTCGGCACCGACGCTCATCATCGGCAAAGTCAGCGAGTCATCGCCGGACAAAACCGTCAAGTCGGTGGCTCCCAAGATCGCGGAGCATTGATCCAACGATCCAGTGGCTTCCTTCACCATCGTGATGCCCGGCAGTTCCGCCAAACGCACGATCGTTTCGACTTCGATGTTCTTCGCCGATCGCCCGGGAATGTTGTAGACACAAACAGGGATGTCCACGGCTTCCGCGACCGCGCGGAAGTGTTGATACATGCCCTCTTGAGTCGGCTTGTTGTAGTAAGGAGCGACTTGCAACGTGGCGTCGGCACCTTCATCGGCAGCACGACGGGTCAAACGCAGGGCTTCGGCAGTGCTATTGCTGCCGGTCCCAGCCATCACCTTCACACGTCCCGCGACGTGCTGGATGGTGAACGAGATCACTCGTTCGTGTTCGTCGTGAGTCAACGTGGGTGATTCGCCGGTGGTTCCGCAAGGAACAATGCAGGTCACGCCGGCATCGATTTGAAAATCGATCTGTTCGGCCAAACGTTTCTCGTCGACTTGTCCATCGCGAAAGGGGGTCACAATGGCGGTGGACAAACCAGCGAAATCGCTGCCTTTTCTGAGAGACATCAAGCACGTCCGGAACAAAAGTCAAAAAACAGAGTCATCTTCACGAGCGAACAGTTTAACGATTTCTCGAAACATTTCACGGGCCAAAATGCTTCCCGTTCACACGAACTGAAGCTCACATCCGCAGACCTGCAAACAGGGCCCTGTAAACAATGTCCACCGAACAGCAACCAACGGATAGCGTCCAGCGAACAACTCTCGCGTGTGTCACGACAGGACGAAAATGCACGCCCCAAAGTTCGCGTGGAACGAACGCGCATAAAAAAAAAGACGCGGTGTGGAATTCGCGAATCGATCGCCAATTCCACACCGCGTCCAAAACATCACTGGCCGGGCCATTCATCGCCCGAGCCCATCCGACTCAATTCCCCGTGAGGCTCGAGGACTCCACTCGAACCTGAATCAACGAGTCTCGGCTCAAACCAAGTTCTTGCGAACGGCCCAAACAGCAGCCTGAGTCCGGTCCGAAACGCCGAGCTTACGCAGAATGTGCTGCACGTGCTCTTTGACGGTTTCGTAGCTGATGCCGAGCATCTTCGCGATTTCTTTGTTGGTCAAACCGAGGGCCATTTGACGAAGCACTTCGCTTTCGCGTTGCGTCAGCGGCACGTCAATGTCTTGGTTCATACGAGGCGTCGCCAAGGCACCAGTCACTCGACGCAGTTCTTCGCGAGTCCAAGATTGCTGGCCGTCGAATGCCAAGTTCAAGGCTTCGATCAAACGCTCGACAGGAGCCGTTTTCAGGATGTAGCCACACGCACCCAGCGCCACAGCGCGAGCGACGTAAGTGGGGTTGTCGTAACCCGAGAACAACAGGATCGGCAGATCAGGGTGATCCAACTTGATCCGGCCGAGGGTGTTCAGACCATCACCACCTTCCATGCGGATATCCAGCAACACAGCATCCAAAGGCGTGTTGCTCACGATTTCCAAAGCATCGGCGGCTTTGTCGGCTTGCGCGACGACTTCGATGCCCGTCCCCTCGAGGGCAGCTAAAGTCCCCAACCGGGAGACTTCGTGATCGTCAACGATCAAAAGGCGTTTCGACATCAATTTTTCCGTTCTGATTGAATGAGGTTTGAGTGGGAGCCAAGTTGGGGCTGCTTAGCAGTCAAAGGTGTGAAAACGGGTTGTAACGCAATCAACCAAACCGGAGAACCGGATAGTTGACATGTGACGCATTTATCCAACGGCATCGCACTGCACGACCCTTTGCATACAAATCTTAGCTTATTAATACCTTAAGGCCAGGGACGATCCAGCCACCAGGGCGATGTCAAACATGCACCAGGCGGCCATCAAACGGCCCAAACCTTGCGAAATGCAAGCAAAACGGGGATTTTCGCGTTTCTTTTGAGGAGAGGGGCAGTTCAACTCAAATCAAAAACGCTCAATTTTCTCCCCCATCAGCGTGGACACTGTTCTCTCTAGCAGGGTGTTTTTAAACGTCGTATGTCACACAATCGAATAGCTAACAATCTTAAAACTTGTCTCCAGAATTTTTAAAAAACAATTGCCGCCTTCAATGAAAGTGCAATTGCGTTCAGTTTGAAACGTCCGCCACGGACGGGAGACAAACCCCGCCATCCGTCCGGAACAACGCTGGTTGAATTACGCCTGCGGGGGGAAATCGGATCGCTTCCAGTTGCGAATTGATAGCATTCACGCAGGTACAGTACTACCGGACGTACCGAACACTCTGCCAGCACATCCCTTCAAATGATCAGCCAGTCTGCAGCCGGGATCAGATTCGTTCTCTTTCCATGGAGCACTCCCCGCGGTTTCATTGAGTCAATTCCTTTCGGCGGGCAACCTCACTGTCACAAAATTTCAGTCACGTGGGTTCAGTCACCTCATTTCATTGGTTGGCCTCATTTCACCGGGTGGATTGAGCTCACCAAATGAACGTGCCAGCGAAACACCGGGTGGGACTCAGGCTGTCGTCAATTCCTCGCCGCGCTCCTGCTCAAGCCTGAACGGCAACACCGCCAACCAGACCAACGCAATTCCTTCGCGACGGGCGGGGGTCGTGAGACCGAAGCAATGTCGGTAAACTCCGCCGGTTTGGAGCGTACCGGACATCGGAGAATTGGATTGATGGCGAAAGGATTGTTCACCCAGGGCATGTGCGTGCTACTGCGCCGTCCGCTCGAGATGGACGAGATCCAATCCCGCCTGAAGCAGTTCCAGTTGGTTGGACGTCAGGAATCGCTTGACGACGAAGATTCCCCGGAAACGCTGATCTACGATTTCCGCCCGGACGTCGGTGGCCACCTCTTGGTGACGCCATCTTCCATCCCTTGGCCTGACGACATGGGGGACCCGGATGAGTCGCCCGAAAGATTCGTTGCATGGTCGCTGGGGCAGTTTGGGCCGCTTGCCTTTCCTGGATGCCTGACGCGAGCCTGCGAACAAACCCGTCATTGGGATGACATGCCGGATGTGCCCTCCGAGCACACTTGTCACATTCGGTTGCTGATCAGCTACGTGCTGGGAACCGAAGAAGACGCCGAGGAGGACGACGACGACCTGCCGCTCGTTCCGGACGACTACGAGGCCATCGACGAGCTGCACTTTTTGACCAAGGCCGTCGCCGCGTTGCTCGAATCACCCGACGCGATTTGTTATTTCAATCCCGGCGGTGAAGTTCTTTGCGATGAAAACGTGCTGCGGGTGGGACTGAATCACGCCTGGAATCTAGAACTTCCGCCCCTGGACATGTGGACCAACGTTCGCGTTTTCGTGGACGAGAACAAATACGCCATCATGGACACCGTGGGCAACGGCCAGTTCGACCTTCCGGACATGGAAGCCGTATTCCGGTTGTCCGATTACAGCGCCGAAGACGTCGAACGATTCCTTCGTCACGCTTCGCTTTATTTGTTGGCGGGTGACGAAGAAGTCACCACCGGCGATACCGCCGACGGCCCCGGCGGGCAAACGTGGCTGGCCATGGAATGCGATCAATCGCTGTCGGACCCGCCTCGACCAACGATCCGCTGGATTCCCGAAGACGGACAAAATTTACCCGAG
This DNA window, taken from Rhodopirellula halodulae, encodes the following:
- a CDS encoding OmpA/MotB family protein, which codes for MNAFRQRIELAFFAVAFGWACVGLGCSQNPYLAGGGTTVWQPPSNTAAVNGIQAQVAELNRRVQLLDDNNRQLTTQLAQSEQQAQVYRDELNLVRKQLSDTTQQYDAARIAAQDAQNQARSFQASAQMRGGATIRANTNLNQLAGRLNLGGLKVEQDGEVLRVVLPSDQLFAPGTAQLQPAAGSVLDPAAAQLRSVFPRQRIGIEGYTDNAPMYGGAAGSAHQLTSAQAAAVLDWLTRRSGMPAQQLFTVAQGSNNPRQDNTTPAGRAANRRVELVVYPETF
- a CDS encoding HAD family hydrolase, with protein sequence MDNETEEASGFVRVLLFDIDGTLLTTAGGGNRALKQAIAEEFSVADPDTDISFSGRTDRSLMVELLQRNKVSPSEANCGRLRRRYGGLFGAELRRTGGTVMPGVEVLLQSLQAFSELDVAVMTGNFPETATQKLEFFRLRQWVRWIVGGDMDVHRDDMARRAATMVSRRHGSLHQQTIVIGDTPADVLCGRAIGAQTLAVCTGGFTKEQLGHAEPTLMLDDLSETDRVIEFLMRG
- the ubiE gene encoding bifunctional demethylmenaquinone methyltransferase/2-methoxy-6-polyprenyl-1,4-benzoquinol methylase UbiE; protein product: MSVPNADPSCQSNASAESNSPAAKSSGTGVDKSGDRVREMFRQIAPRYDAMNHLLSLNVDKWWRRKAVQTLNMDGDAPILDLCCGTGDLAIAIADAAGPDIQVIGSDFCHAMLEIARGKEDKRTRDASGGSGRHTIPFLEADSMALPFDNDSFQCVTVAFGLRNIADTDQGLSEMTRVCQPGGQVMVLEFSQPTLPVLKQAYNFYFRHVLPRIGQWMARNDKSAYEYLPESVGQFPCGEALAERMRGVGLENVTFRPLTLGVATIYLGEKPGEKSSAQPSSASSEQEALVTA
- a CDS encoding UbiX family flavin prenyltransferase translates to MNSGSERRRRVVLAITGASGAPIAVRLLQVMRLDPNVEVHLTISQSGAAVLHQEMGLQLNLRTPDLNALLNCVAEWSQVPAPEMSPCPDGGDDRLRYHQHDDFMTPIASGSFLTDAMVVCPCSGSTLSGIARSAASNLVQRAAEVHLKEQRKLVLVPRETPMSVLQIENMHRLATAGAVMLPAMPGWYHDVQRIEDLVDFVVARILDQIGLDNGLIQRWKDG
- a CDS encoding 4-hydroxybenzoate octaprenyltransferase, producing the protein MARLNDWLGLIRFSHTIFALPFAILAAFLAWTTPLPTAIQSSPAVDGEATAAAIYPQVRLQDIAGILLCMVLARSAAMAFNRWVDRRIDAANPRTANRHIPAGVLSAPKVLVFTIACGVGFVAATLLFLPNRLPLFASVPVLLFLCGYSLAKRFTQSAHLWLGVALSLSPLCVWAAIRGEVVLQNIGDFWVPAWLAVAVALWVAGFDIIYACQDAKFDEAEGLHSVPSKQGISGALRVAALAHVAMIMALVVLAWTGGSSGLGALFAVGVGLTAALVVYQHRLVSPNDLSRVNLAFFHTNAIVSVILMTAGVIDCFV
- the mqnE gene encoding aminofutalosine synthase MqnE, translated to MQANERDARFREIRDKVESEVRLSMEDGLFLYEPEVSIQQIGELANFVRERKNGNVGYYNINTHLNPTNVCVYRCRFCAFRKDLRDENGYAMTDEQILHRGAEATANGCTEMHIVGGLHHQRKYEWYRDIISLLKENYPKIHLKAWTAVEIDWFRFQTKKSFEWVLDDMRSAGLGSMPGGGAEIFHPEVRDQLCEHKANTPAWLEIHRTAHQIGLKTNCTMLYGHVEKAYHRIDHLMRLRELQDKTNGFQVFIPLAFHPDNTKLSDLKKPSGLMDLRTMAVSRLMLDNIQHIKAYWIMLGIETAQTALAYGANDIDGTVRHELIYHDAGAQTPEFMSVEQIQDLIREAGREPIERDTTYNRVIRDENDFRNWHSGESVDAKTELASA
- the dapA gene encoding 4-hydroxy-tetrahydrodipicolinate synthase — protein: MSLRKGSDFAGLSTAIVTPFRDGQVDEKRLAEQIDFQIDAGVTCIVPCGTTGESPTLTHDEHERVISFTIQHVAGRVKVMAGTGSNSTAEALRLTRRAADEGADATLQVAPYYNKPTQEGMYQHFRAVAEAVDIPVCVYNIPGRSAKNIEVETIVRLAELPGITMVKEATGSLDQCSAILGATDLTVLSGDDSLTLPMMSVGAEGVISVAANLVPSAMLEMVQTAAGGDYTKAATLHHRLYSLCSKMLGLATNPIPVKAAMQMVGRDTGEMRLPMVPLNDSEKAILQETLMKFGLESAISGQLQASGA
- a CDS encoding response regulator, with the protein product MSKRLLIVDDHEVSRLGTLAALEGTGIEVVAQADKAADALEIVSNTPLDAVLLDIRMEGGDGLNTLGRIKLDHPDLPILLFSGYDNPTYVARAVALGACGYILKTAPVERLIEALNLAFDGQQSWTREELRRVTGALATPRMNQDIDVPLTQRESEVLRQMALGLTNKEIAKMLGISYETVKEHVQHILRKLGVSDRTQAAVWAVRKNLV
- a CDS encoding DUF4261 domain-containing protein; this encodes MAKGLFTQGMCVLLRRPLEMDEIQSRLKQFQLVGRQESLDDEDSPETLIYDFRPDVGGHLLVTPSSIPWPDDMGDPDESPERFVAWSLGQFGPLAFPGCLTRACEQTRHWDDMPDVPSEHTCHIRLLISYVLGTEEDAEEDDDDLPLVPDDYEAIDELHFLTKAVAALLESPDAICYFNPGGEVLCDENVLRVGLNHAWNLELPPLDMWTNVRVFVDENKYAIMDTVGNGQFDLPDMEAVFRLSDYSAEDVERFLRHASLYLLAGDEEVTTGDTADGPGGQTWLAMECDQSLSDPPRPTIRWIPEDGQNLPEHLLDPGTIDDEMGLDDEMGLDDSVDEGFLDDHEFGSQEFGSKGFDPNGTDYLDPGPFDTESPEDDDD